In Holophagales bacterium, one DNA window encodes the following:
- a CDS encoding Lrp/AsnC family transcriptional regulator, giving the protein MASETTKPPDEISWRILRELQLDGRVSFTELGRRVGLSTPAVAERVRNLEAAGVIRGYRAEIDLAKVGLPMLAVVRMSAVGDVLTRMTQLSRELPEVLECHRATGADSFIMKVAVSSVEHLERLIDRLTPFGTTSTSIVLSSPVTGRIVEAPIAEGGARKPAAARPVTRAPRSAR; this is encoded by the coding sequence ATGGCCTCAGAAACTACGAAGCCCCCCGACGAGATCTCCTGGCGCATCCTCCGCGAGCTGCAGCTCGACGGGCGGGTGAGCTTCACCGAGCTCGGGCGGCGGGTCGGCCTGTCGACCCCGGCGGTTGCCGAGCGGGTGCGCAACCTCGAAGCGGCGGGCGTCATCCGTGGCTATCGTGCCGAGATCGATCTGGCGAAAGTCGGCTTGCCGATGCTGGCGGTCGTGCGGATGAGCGCCGTCGGCGACGTCCTGACCCGGATGACGCAGCTTTCACGCGAGCTCCCCGAGGTGCTCGAATGTCACCGTGCGACCGGTGCCGACTCGTTCATCATGAAGGTCGCCGTCTCCTCGGTCGAGCACCTCGAGCGGCTGATCGACCGGCTGACGCCGTTTGGGACGACGTCGACGTCGATCGTGCTCTCGTCGCCCGTGACCGGGCGGATCGTGGAAGCGCCGATCGCCGAGGGCGGTGCCCGGAAGCCCGCGGCCGCGCGCCCGGTCACACGAGCCCCGCGATCGGCGCGCTGA
- a CDS encoding oligopeptide transporter, OPT family codes for MEAPESKSLPENAYRPLVAGEVYQPIVPAGVVTEEATARSVGWGLFLCALFTIASAYSGLKVGQVMEAAIPISILAIGLARMYSRRSTLLENVIITGIGGVSGSMVAGAVFTLPALYILKLDPHPVQTAFICLAGGALGVLFLIPLRRYFVRETHGQFPFPEGTAITEVLVTGEKGGSQAKLLLQATAISGIYDFLVTTFQVWHEFVDFQFLPFMRSLSEKAKVVVNFDAISFILGLGYVMGLRSSMILCAGGALSNFVLVPLIWMIGRHLPEAVYPAVIPIADMDANQIFRGYVRFVGVGAIATAGIFGILKSLRIVVGSFGIAAKAFKHGEASGVERTDRDLPILVILGGVVASALAAGVFFTSLGAGLTVVAVGLLLTLLFSFFFTSVAANAIATTARNPVSGMTMLTIIVSSVVLLKFGLSGTTGMFFVMAIAGMVCTALSVSGQMITDLKTGYWLGSTPAVQQRVKFLGILISAVAAAGTIVLLARTFQFGEATPGDLRPVLASPQAAIMKALVEGFMSQQPIAYILFGAGAMIAVVMEMLGAPALVFALGMYLPLELNTPALVGGFLAHRIDKRSQATGGEAGRSIRERGVIIASGLMAGGALGGVFGAAMRLIPSFKESWIHLPWFDNVPVSQTISAALFLALCLYVWFGALKTRKEA; via the coding sequence ATGGAAGCGCCCGAGAGCAAGTCGCTGCCCGAGAACGCCTACCGCCCCCTCGTTGCCGGCGAGGTGTACCAGCCGATCGTCCCGGCGGGTGTCGTGACGGAGGAGGCCACGGCCCGCTCGGTGGGCTGGGGTCTCTTCCTCTGCGCCCTCTTCACCATCGCCTCCGCCTACTCGGGGCTCAAGGTCGGCCAGGTGATGGAGGCGGCGATCCCGATCTCGATCCTGGCGATCGGCCTCGCACGCATGTACTCGCGGCGCTCGACGCTGCTCGAGAACGTGATCATCACCGGCATCGGCGGCGTCTCCGGTTCGATGGTCGCCGGCGCCGTCTTCACGCTGCCGGCGCTCTACATCCTGAAGCTCGATCCGCATCCGGTACAGACCGCCTTCATCTGCCTGGCCGGCGGCGCCCTCGGCGTGCTCTTCCTCATCCCCCTGCGGCGCTACTTCGTCCGCGAGACCCACGGCCAGTTCCCCTTCCCCGAGGGCACCGCGATCACCGAAGTGCTGGTGACCGGCGAGAAGGGGGGATCGCAGGCCAAGCTCCTCCTCCAGGCGACGGCGATCTCCGGCATCTACGACTTCCTGGTCACCACCTTCCAGGTCTGGCACGAGTTCGTCGACTTCCAGTTCCTGCCGTTCATGCGGTCGCTCTCCGAGAAGGCGAAGGTGGTCGTCAACTTCGACGCCATCTCGTTCATCCTCGGCCTCGGCTACGTGATGGGGCTGCGCTCGTCGATGATCCTCTGCGCCGGCGGCGCGCTCTCGAACTTCGTGCTCGTGCCGCTCATCTGGATGATCGGTCGCCACCTGCCCGAAGCGGTCTACCCGGCGGTGATCCCGATCGCCGACATGGACGCCAACCAGATCTTCCGCGGCTACGTGCGCTTCGTCGGCGTCGGGGCGATCGCCACCGCCGGCATCTTCGGCATCCTCAAGTCGCTGCGCATCGTCGTCGGGTCGTTCGGCATCGCGGCCAAGGCGTTCAAGCACGGCGAAGCCAGCGGCGTCGAGCGCACCGACCGCGACCTGCCGATCCTGGTGATCCTCGGCGGCGTGGTGGCTTCGGCGCTCGCCGCCGGCGTCTTCTTCACCAGCCTCGGCGCCGGTCTCACGGTGGTCGCCGTCGGCCTGCTGCTGACCCTCCTCTTCTCCTTCTTCTTCACCTCGGTGGCCGCCAACGCGATCGCCACCACGGCGCGCAACCCGGTCTCCGGCATGACGATGCTGACGATCATCGTCTCCTCGGTCGTGCTGTTGAAGTTCGGCCTCTCGGGGACGACCGGCATGTTCTTCGTCATGGCGATCGCCGGCATGGTCTGCACGGCGCTCTCGGTCTCCGGGCAGATGATCACCGACCTCAAGACCGGCTACTGGCTCGGCTCGACGCCGGCGGTGCAGCAGCGCGTCAAGTTCCTCGGCATCCTGATCTCGGCGGTTGCCGCGGCCGGGACGATCGTGCTCCTCGCCCGGACCTTCCAGTTCGGCGAGGCCACGCCGGGCGACCTGCGACCGGTGCTCGCCTCGCCCCAGGCGGCGATCATGAAGGCGCTCGTCGAGGGGTTCATGAGCCAGCAGCCGATCGCTTACATCCTCTTCGGCGCCGGGGCGATGATCGCCGTGGTGATGGAGATGCTCGGCGCCCCGGCACTGGTCTTCGCCCTGGGGATGTACCTGCCGCTCGAGCTCAACACACCGGCGCTCGTCGGCGGCTTCCTGGCCCACCGGATCGACAAGCGCTCCCAGGCCACCGGCGGCGAGGCCGGACGATCGATTCGCGAGCGCGGCGTCATCATCGCCTCGGGGTTGATGGCCGGCGGCGCCCTCGGCGGCGTCTTCGGCGCGGCGATGCGGCTCATCCCCTCCTTCAAGGAGTCGTGGATCCACCTGCCCTGGTTCGACAACGTCCCGGTGTCCCAGACGATCTCGGCGGCGCTCTTCCTCGCGCTCTGCCTCTACGTCTGGTTCGGCGCCCTCAAGACCCGCAAGGAGGCGTGA
- a CDS encoding tryptophanase has protein sequence MSVPTPIHEPHKIKTVRPIAFPTLEERKRNLAAARFNTFELTPTQVTFDMVSYGTGAMSQEQLSGQLIGDEAYAGARNFETLEHVVNRVLGHTYVCPTHNTLGAVKLLLKTLCPAGSSLASNARGRVDLHAPRGIEIHDARDHAEPVFTGNFDLARLEQVILASRPAFIGAQCFADGQHPFSLANLKAVRALADRHGLRLVLDLSRVIENAWYIQRHEPGMADRTVAELTKLIAKSAHIVMIDGAQDPRCNTGGLLATDNPADHEGFANEVVVYEGLHTYGGMAGRTMEVLARGLAEMTDETEVQWAMMQTERFTARLREAGIPLERGCDGAYVRADAFLPQLSEHQQHALASALYQTSGVRALVNGLVGRDQLLAVQIPRLAMTNDQLDQVADAVVHLFRQRDRVPPLELEAGGEWHDQLRFRSIFADLEVFAFDCAPYLVHTLEPIARTDRGQRERAIREAGWNTFLLRSADVAIDLLTDSGTTAMSTTQWAAYDAALPTPATSEAYHRFVEAVREIYGYQFPLPTHQGRAAEQILSEVLIQPGQIVPGNMYFTTTKVHQELAGGRFVDVIVDEAHDPQSPYPWKGDIDLAKLEKVVAEHGAAAIAYISFEHSVNLAGGQPVSMDNLRAVYAWCSSRGIPVMFDATRAVENAYLIQKHDPRFHQTKVRDILREMMLYGDGCTVSGKKDYLINIGGLLAFKDNAAWARAAEAKLRIYEGGVHDGGLPAGDLAAMARGLEEMVDDRYIRSRVEQTARLATWLKAAGVPVVEPTGTHAVFLDVKRFLPHVDQDLYPAQRLAAELYVETGVRAMERGNVSKGRNAETGENYRPALELVRLTIPRRVYSDDHLRAVADGIVRLYQRRDSIGGLKFVYEPPTLRFFQGRFAPAE, from the coding sequence ATGTCCGTCCCGACGCCGATCCACGAGCCGCACAAGATCAAGACCGTCCGCCCGATCGCCTTCCCGACGCTCGAGGAGCGCAAGCGGAATCTCGCCGCGGCGCGTTTCAACACCTTCGAGCTGACGCCGACGCAGGTGACCTTCGACATGGTCTCCTACGGCACCGGCGCGATGTCGCAGGAACAGCTCTCCGGCCAGCTGATCGGCGACGAGGCCTACGCCGGGGCCCGCAACTTCGAGACGCTCGAGCACGTCGTCAACCGCGTGCTCGGCCACACCTACGTCTGCCCCACCCACAACACGCTGGGCGCCGTGAAGCTCCTGCTCAAGACGCTCTGCCCCGCCGGCTCCTCGCTCGCCAGCAACGCACGCGGGCGCGTCGACCTGCATGCGCCGCGCGGTATCGAGATCCACGACGCCCGGGATCATGCCGAGCCCGTCTTCACCGGGAACTTCGACCTCGCCCGGCTCGAGCAGGTGATCCTCGCCTCCCGTCCCGCCTTCATCGGCGCGCAGTGCTTCGCCGACGGCCAGCATCCGTTCAGCCTCGCCAACCTGAAGGCGGTGCGCGCCCTCGCCGACCGCCACGGGCTGCGCCTGGTGCTCGACCTGTCGCGGGTGATCGAGAACGCCTGGTACATCCAGCGCCACGAGCCCGGGATGGCCGACCGCACCGTCGCCGAGCTCACCAAGCTGATCGCCAAGAGCGCCCACATCGTGATGATCGACGGCGCCCAGGATCCCCGCTGCAACACCGGCGGCCTGCTGGCCACCGACAACCCGGCCGATCACGAGGGCTTCGCCAACGAGGTCGTCGTCTACGAGGGGCTCCACACCTACGGCGGCATGGCGGGGCGCACGATGGAGGTGCTCGCCCGCGGCCTCGCCGAGATGACCGACGAGACCGAGGTGCAGTGGGCGATGATGCAGACCGAGCGCTTCACCGCTCGCCTGCGCGAGGCCGGCATCCCGCTCGAGCGCGGCTGCGACGGCGCCTACGTGCGGGCCGACGCCTTCCTGCCGCAGCTTTCCGAGCACCAGCAGCACGCGCTCGCCAGCGCCCTCTACCAGACCTCCGGCGTGCGCGCGCTCGTCAACGGCCTCGTCGGCCGCGACCAGCTGCTCGCCGTGCAGATCCCGCGCCTGGCGATGACCAACGACCAGCTCGACCAGGTCGCCGACGCCGTCGTCCACCTCTTCCGCCAGCGCGATCGCGTCCCGCCGCTCGAGCTCGAGGCCGGCGGCGAGTGGCACGACCAGCTGCGCTTCCGCTCGATCTTCGCCGACCTCGAGGTCTTCGCCTTCGACTGCGCGCCCTACCTCGTCCACACCCTCGAGCCGATCGCCCGCACCGATCGCGGCCAGCGCGAACGGGCGATCCGCGAGGCGGGCTGGAACACCTTCCTGCTGCGCTCGGCCGACGTCGCCATCGATCTGCTCACCGACTCCGGCACGACGGCGATGAGCACCACGCAGTGGGCCGCCTACGACGCGGCGCTGCCCACCCCGGCGACCAGCGAGGCGTACCACCGCTTCGTCGAGGCGGTGCGCGAGATCTACGGCTACCAGTTCCCGCTGCCGACCCACCAGGGTCGCGCCGCCGAGCAGATCCTCTCCGAGGTGCTGATCCAGCCCGGGCAGATCGTCCCCGGCAACATGTACTTCACCACCACCAAGGTGCACCAGGAGCTCGCCGGCGGCCGGTTCGTCGACGTGATCGTCGACGAGGCGCACGACCCGCAGAGCCCCTATCCGTGGAAGGGCGACATCGACCTCGCCAAGCTCGAGAAGGTGGTGGCCGAGCACGGCGCCGCGGCGATCGCCTACATCTCCTTCGAACACTCGGTGAACCTCGCCGGCGGCCAGCCGGTGTCGATGGACAACCTGCGCGCCGTCTACGCCTGGTGCAGCTCGCGCGGCATCCCGGTGATGTTCGACGCCACTCGCGCGGTGGAGAACGCCTACCTCATCCAGAAGCACGACCCGCGCTTCCACCAGACGAAGGTGCGCGACATCCTGCGCGAGATGATGCTCTACGGCGACGGCTGCACGGTCTCCGGCAAGAAGGACTACCTGATCAACATCGGCGGCCTGCTCGCCTTCAAGGACAACGCCGCCTGGGCGCGCGCCGCCGAGGCCAAGCTGCGGATCTACGAGGGCGGCGTGCACGACGGCGGACTGCCCGCCGGCGACCTCGCGGCGATGGCACGCGGCCTCGAGGAGATGGTCGACGACCGCTACATCCGCTCGCGCGTCGAGCAGACGGCACGCCTCGCTACCTGGCTCAAGGCCGCCGGCGTCCCGGTGGTCGAGCCGACCGGCACGCACGCGGTCTTCCTCGACGTCAAGCGCTTCCTGCCGCACGTCGACCAGGACCTCTACCCGGCGCAGCGCCTCGCCGCCGAGCTCTACGTCGAGACCGGGGTGCGGGCGATGGAGCGCGGCAACGTCTCCAAGGGCCGCAACGCCGAGACCGGCGAGAACTACCGCCCGGCGCTCGAGCTGGTGCGGCTGACCATCCCGCGCCGTGTCTACTCCGACGACCACCTGCGCGCCGTCGCCGACGGCATCGTCCGGCTCTACCAGCGGCGCGACTCGATCGGCGGGTTGAAGTTCGTCTACGAGCCGCCGACCCTGCGTTTCTTCCAGGGGCGCTTCGCTCCGGCGGAGTGA
- a CDS encoding carbamate kinase: protein MPRLAHARRAVVALGGNAITRPGEEGTVEQDYANLETSLESVVELLERGYEVLLTHGNGPQVGNQMIRVECSRGKAPMLPLDVMVADLQGGLGYMIERVLRSKLRRRGLRWGVCCLLAMVEVSAEDPALGEPTKYVGPFYRADEVEALRREHGWRIKEDPGRGFRRVVPSPEPIGIVESREIRALLEGGTLVISAGGGGIPVARDASGELLGVEGVVDKDLASAVLALAVGAPELFILTGVERVMLDYGTPEARELATVSVRDARRYLAEGQFPAGSMGPKIEAACRFVEGGGSRVLITHIDRLHDALEGKTGTWICA from the coding sequence ATGCCTCGCCTCGCCCACGCCCGCCGCGCGGTGGTCGCGCTCGGCGGCAACGCCATCACCCGTCCCGGGGAGGAGGGGACGGTCGAGCAGGACTACGCCAACCTCGAGACGAGCCTCGAGTCGGTCGTCGAGCTGCTCGAGCGCGGCTACGAGGTCTTGCTGACCCACGGCAACGGACCCCAGGTCGGCAACCAGATGATCCGCGTCGAGTGTTCGCGCGGGAAGGCGCCGATGCTGCCGCTCGACGTCATGGTCGCCGACCTGCAGGGCGGCCTCGGCTACATGATCGAGCGCGTGCTGCGCAGCAAGCTGCGCCGGCGCGGCCTGCGCTGGGGCGTCTGCTGCCTGCTGGCGATGGTCGAGGTCAGCGCCGAGGACCCCGCGCTCGGCGAGCCGACGAAGTACGTCGGGCCGTTCTACCGCGCCGACGAGGTCGAGGCGCTGCGGCGCGAGCACGGCTGGCGCATCAAGGAGGATCCGGGTCGCGGCTTCCGCCGCGTCGTCCCCTCGCCCGAGCCGATCGGCATCGTCGAGAGCCGCGAGATCCGGGCGCTGCTCGAAGGCGGCACGCTGGTGATCAGCGCTGGCGGCGGCGGCATCCCGGTGGCGCGCGACGCCTCGGGCGAGCTCCTCGGCGTCGAAGGGGTCGTCGACAAGGACCTCGCCTCGGCGGTGCTGGCGCTGGCCGTCGGCGCCCCGGAGCTCTTCATCCTGACCGGGGTCGAGCGCGTGATGCTCGACTACGGCACCCCCGAGGCTCGCGAGCTCGCCACCGTGTCGGTGCGCGACGCCCGGCGCTACCTGGCCGAGGGGCAGTTCCCCGCCGGCTCGATGGGGCCGAAGATCGAGGCCGCCTGTCGCTTCGTCGAAGGGGGCGGCAGTCGCGTGCTGATCACCCACATCGACCGGCTGCACGACGCGCTCGAGGGCAAGACCGGCACCTGGATCTGCGCCTGA